In a single window of the Acetivibrio clariflavus DSM 19732 genome:
- a CDS encoding glycoside hydrolase family 9 protein, giving the protein MKKLIGLTLIVLCLVTIIPQSVIADEPKFNYVDAFAKSILFYEANWCGPDAGNNRIKWRGPCHIEDGKDVGLDLTGGFHDCGDHVKFGLPQCASASTLAWAYYEFSDVFIEKGQDEYMLNILKHFCDYFMKCYPEKNKFYYQVGDGDIDHQYWGPPELQTYDRPTYYVATPENPGSDVAGDAAAALALMYLNYKDRDLAYAEKCLQYAKDLYEFGMTYRGNSKGQSYYLPRDYLDELMWGSIWLYVATGEQKYMDNVDKLMVEKRIGDSGGNSFNDNWTQCWDYVLTGVFIKLAVLSDNPLYKEIAEDHLDYWQNRLKSSPGGIRFLDSWGVCKYPAAESMVQLVYYKYTGDKRCLDFAKSQIDYILGDNPKKMSYVVGFGDNYPKFPHHRAASGRLEGPPADETKNDPQRHILYGALVGGADINDEYFDDIDMYVYSETGLDYNAGLVGALAGMSKYFGQGQMPEPVPDIEAKPTEYYCEAKIYEESSSGITVDLNMYNIVTSPPQYEPGLSCRYFIDLSEYAGENIDLSKFVTKVYYSPAGAEISGLKPWDKDKNIYYVEISFPNPVYARTYVQFAVYYYENKLWDSSNDFSYKGLTNTYKVLENIPVYKYGVQVSGVDPSGNKPDDTTPTPEPTKYIYGDVNGDGDINSVDYALIKMYLLGMIKEFEYEYGSKAADVDGNGVINSIDYAYMKMYLLGMIKEFPVEEK; this is encoded by the coding sequence ATGAAAAAATTAATTGGACTGACATTGATAGTCCTTTGCTTGGTAACCATAATACCGCAGTCAGTCATTGCCGACGAACCAAAATTCAACTATGTTGATGCCTTTGCCAAATCTATATTGTTCTATGAAGCCAACTGGTGCGGCCCTGATGCAGGGAATAACAGAATAAAATGGCGTGGTCCATGCCACATAGAAGATGGAAAAGACGTAGGGCTCGATTTGACAGGCGGATTTCACGACTGTGGAGACCATGTTAAGTTTGGATTGCCTCAGTGTGCTTCCGCATCCACTCTTGCCTGGGCTTACTATGAGTTTTCGGACGTATTTATCGAAAAAGGCCAGGATGAGTATATGCTCAATATATTGAAGCATTTCTGCGATTACTTTATGAAATGCTATCCTGAAAAGAACAAGTTTTACTATCAAGTGGGTGACGGTGATATAGACCACCAATACTGGGGCCCACCGGAACTTCAGACTTATGACAGACCTACTTATTATGTTGCAACACCTGAAAATCCAGGTTCCGATGTAGCGGGTGATGCAGCAGCTGCATTGGCACTTATGTATTTGAATTATAAAGACAGAGATTTAGCATATGCTGAAAAATGCCTTCAGTATGCAAAGGATTTGTATGAGTTTGGAATGACTTATAGGGGAAATAGTAAGGGACAGAGCTATTATCTTCCGAGAGATTATCTCGATGAACTTATGTGGGGTTCTATATGGCTTTATGTTGCCACAGGAGAACAAAAATATATGGATAATGTAGATAAGCTGATGGTTGAAAAGAGAATCGGGGATAGTGGCGGAAACTCCTTTAATGACAACTGGACCCAGTGCTGGGACTATGTTTTGACAGGTGTATTTATAAAGCTTGCTGTTCTTTCGGATAATCCTTTATACAAAGAGATTGCAGAAGACCACTTGGATTACTGGCAGAACAGATTGAAATCTTCTCCCGGCGGTATAAGATTCTTAGATAGCTGGGGAGTTTGCAAATATCCTGCGGCAGAAAGTATGGTTCAGCTTGTATACTATAAGTATACCGGAGACAAGAGATGCCTTGATTTTGCAAAAAGCCAGATAGATTATATTCTCGGCGATAATCCTAAAAAGATGTCCTATGTGGTTGGTTTTGGAGACAATTATCCTAAATTTCCTCACCACAGGGCTGCAAGCGGAAGACTTGAAGGACCGCCGGCCGATGAGACAAAGAACGATCCTCAGAGGCATATTTTGTACGGTGCTTTAGTTGGAGGCGCTGATATAAATGATGAATATTTTGATGATATAGATATGTATGTATATTCAGAGACAGGATTGGATTATAATGCAGGACTTGTTGGTGCATTAGCCGGTATGTCCAAGTATTTCGGTCAAGGTCAGATGCCGGAGCCGGTTCCTGATATTGAAGCAAAACCTACAGAATACTATTGTGAAGCAAAAATATATGAAGAAAGCTCAAGCGGTATTACCGTTGACCTTAATATGTATAATATTGTAACATCGCCTCCGCAATATGAGCCGGGATTGTCCTGCAGGTATTTCATTGACCTGTCGGAGTATGCCGGAGAAAATATTGATCTAAGCAAATTTGTAACCAAAGTATATTATTCTCCTGCCGGTGCGGAAATATCAGGCCTTAAGCCTTGGGATAAGGATAAAAACATATACTATGTGGAAATATCATTCCCCAATCCGGTATATGCGAGAACTTATGTGCAGTTTGCCGTTTACTATTATGAAAATAAACTTTGGGATTCTTCAAATGACTTCTCGTATAAAGGTTTGACTAATACTTATAAAGTCCTTGAAAACATCCCGGTTTATAAGTACGGTGTTCAAGTTTCAGGTGTAGATCCTTCCGGAAACAAACCTGATGACACTACACCGACTCCTGAACCTACAAAATATATCTATGGAGATGTTAATGGTGATGGAGATATAAACTCTGTGGATTATGCATTAATTAAGATGTATTTGCTCGGTATGATAAAGGAATTCGAATATGAATACGGCAGCAAAGCTGCGGATGTAGACGGAAACGGTGTTATTAACTCTATTGACTATGCTTATATGAAAATGTATTTATTAGGAATGATTAAAGAGTTTCCGGTAGAAGAAAAGTAA
- a CDS encoding ECF transporter S component encodes MNKDKLRYLTRTAMLLALTIVFQSLGRFIPLGPNSMYVVGPLVNACLLISTGLVGIYSGTVISILAPFGAILTGATMPLPLAPFVALGNFALVLLFYVFRKKKVIGIVTGAIAKFLVIYGSLLTIIPYFKILPSQQASNLASKAFGWPQLITALIGGIIALPVIMRLEKRI; translated from the coding sequence ATGAATAAAGATAAGTTAAGATATTTAACAAGAACGGCCATGTTATTGGCTCTAACTATTGTTTTTCAATCCCTGGGAAGATTTATCCCATTAGGACCAAATAGTATGTATGTAGTGGGACCGCTGGTTAACGCATGCCTGCTTATATCAACAGGTTTGGTTGGAATTTATTCGGGAACGGTGATATCAATTTTGGCTCCCTTTGGGGCTATATTGACAGGGGCTACAATGCCTCTTCCGCTGGCACCTTTTGTTGCGTTGGGTAATTTTGCCCTTGTACTTTTATTCTATGTGTTCAGAAAGAAAAAAGTAATTGGTATTGTAACGGGAGCAATTGCAAAATTTTTAGTTATTTATGGTTCTCTTTTAACGATAATTCCTTATTTCAAAATCCTTCCCTCACAACAAGCTTCAAATCTTGCCAGTAAAGCCTTTGGATGGCCCCAGCTTATTACCGCTTTAATTGGAGGGATTATTGCTCTGCCTGTAATTATGAGATTGGAGAAGCGCATTTAA
- a CDS encoding TM1266 family iron-only hydrogenase system putative regulator, translating into MEKENKVAVIGIVVNNREETSKKVNEVLSSYASIIVGRMGIPYRERNISVMSIIVDGTNDEIGALAGKLGNIKGIKAKVALTY; encoded by the coding sequence ATGGAAAAGGAAAACAAGGTTGCCGTTATTGGTATAGTGGTTAACAATCGTGAGGAGACATCAAAAAAGGTCAATGAAGTATTGAGTTCTTATGCTTCAATTATTGTGGGAAGAATGGGCATACCTTATAGAGAAAGAAATATTTCAGTAATGTCCATAATTGTAGACGGTACTAATGATGAGATTGGTGCTTTAGCCGGCAAGCTTGGCAATATAAAAGGTATTAAAGCAAAAGTTGCTTTAACCTATTAA
- the hydG gene encoding [FeFe] hydrogenase H-cluster radical SAM maturase HydG, whose product MVDFINESKIFSILESSINPDKGEIREILAKARECKGITLEETGKLLHVEDKDLMEELFEAAKYVKDRIYGKRVVLFAPLYTGNKCVNNCLYCGFRRDNKELHRKTLELEEIVNEAKAIEKQGHKRLLLICGEHPKTDVKHFTKAMEAIYSETDIRRINIEAAPMKVEDYRELKQAGIGTYVIFQETYHRDTYKKMHPMGIKADYDWRITALDRAFEGGIDDVGVGALFGLYDYRFEVLGLLMHCMYLEERFGVGPHTISVPRLRPALGWALDEIPYPVTDEDFKKIVAIYRLSVPYTGIILSTRERAELRDELLNLGVSQISAGSKTNPGGYEEDDDQADQFEISDSRSLPKVLETICDKGYIPSFCTACYRRCRTGEHFMEYAKEGEIHEFCQPNAILTFKENLIDFGNEELREKGERIIQKALDEIENENMKAETIKKLKQIEEGMRDLYF is encoded by the coding sequence ATGGTTGATTTTATAAATGAAAGTAAAATTTTTTCAATTCTTGAATCATCGATAAATCCCGACAAGGGAGAGATTAGAGAGATTTTGGCTAAAGCAAGGGAATGTAAAGGTATAACTTTGGAAGAGACAGGAAAGTTGTTGCATGTGGAAGATAAGGATTTGATGGAAGAACTCTTTGAAGCAGCAAAGTATGTTAAAGACAGAATATACGGTAAAAGGGTTGTACTGTTTGCACCTTTATACACGGGCAACAAGTGCGTAAACAACTGCCTTTACTGCGGGTTTAGAAGAGATAACAAAGAATTGCATAGAAAAACATTGGAGTTAGAAGAAATTGTTAATGAAGCTAAAGCGATTGAAAAGCAGGGTCATAAAAGACTTCTTCTTATTTGCGGAGAACATCCCAAAACTGATGTTAAGCATTTTACAAAAGCTATGGAAGCTATATATAGTGAGACCGATATAAGAAGAATAAATATCGAAGCAGCACCTATGAAGGTTGAAGACTACAGAGAGTTGAAGCAGGCGGGAATAGGCACTTATGTTATTTTCCAGGAAACATATCACAGAGATACCTACAAAAAGATGCACCCGATGGGAATAAAAGCCGATTATGATTGGAGAATTACTGCTTTAGACAGGGCTTTTGAAGGTGGAATAGATGATGTCGGAGTAGGAGCTCTGTTTGGACTTTATGACTACAGGTTTGAGGTTTTAGGGCTTTTAATGCACTGCATGTATCTTGAAGAACGTTTTGGAGTAGGCCCCCATACAATTTCCGTTCCAAGACTTCGTCCTGCTTTGGGCTGGGCACTGGATGAAATTCCTTACCCTGTGACCGATGAAGATTTCAAAAAGATTGTGGCAATATATAGGCTGTCGGTTCCTTATACCGGTATAATTCTTTCCACGAGAGAAAGAGCAGAGCTGAGGGATGAATTGCTGAATCTTGGCGTTTCACAGATAAGTGCAGGTTCTAAGACTAATCCTGGAGGATATGAAGAGGATGACGACCAGGCGGATCAGTTTGAAATCAGCGATAGCCGAAGCCTTCCAAAAGTACTGGAGACCATTTGTGACAAGGGGTATATTCCCAGTTTTTGTACCGCATGTTATAGAAGATGCCGCACAGGCGAACATTTTATGGAATATGCAAAAGAAGGAGAAATACACGAGTTTTGTCAGCCCAATGCCATACTTACTTTTAAGGAGAACCTTATAGACTTTGGAAATGAAGAACTCCGGGAAAAGGGTGAAAGAATTATTCAAAAAGCCTTGGATGAAATAGAAAATGAAAACATGAAAGCCGAAACTATAAAGAAGTTAAAGCAGATTGAAGAAGGTATGAGAGATCTTTACTTCTAG
- a CDS encoding IS110 family transposase — MNFRPIAGIDVGKFFSEMAILSPTNEVVARMKIHHDSNTDVERAVELLNKTEKDFASRPFIVMESTGHYHKILFHSLCKAGFEVSVTNPIQTDSIKNIGIRKVKNDKVDARKIALLYRFQELKSTNIPNEDIECLRSLCRQYYKLSDELTAYKNRLTGIVDQLMLNFKDVFSNIFSKAAMAVLEEYPTPAHILKADRNKLISLIQKKSRKSLKWSTAKYELLVSKARDFAPLSIHNASNVIMLGVYISMIKTLEESLEKVLKSIRLLIAEDMAKDMPMLALTLELLQSLPGIGLLSAATILAEIGDFSAFKKPGKLVAYFGVDPSVMQSGEFTGTRNKMSKRGSRLLRRVLFTIALANIRTKRDKTACNPVLLEFYQQKCQSKPKKVALGAVMRKLVCIIFAVLRDRKPYQLRSPQEHAQMLAAKHTAA; from the coding sequence ATGAATTTCAGACCCATTGCAGGAATTGATGTGGGTAAGTTCTTCAGTGAAATGGCGATTCTTTCTCCTACCAATGAAGTGGTTGCCCGCATGAAGATTCACCATGATTCCAATACCGACGTTGAAAGAGCCGTTGAATTGCTTAATAAAACGGAAAAAGATTTTGCTTCAAGGCCTTTCATAGTCATGGAATCCACCGGGCACTATCACAAAATCCTTTTCCATTCACTTTGTAAAGCTGGATTTGAGGTTTCGGTAACAAACCCCATCCAAACTGATTCTATCAAAAATATTGGAATCAGAAAAGTGAAAAATGATAAAGTGGATGCCCGGAAAATTGCCCTACTCTATAGATTTCAGGAACTTAAGTCAACCAACATCCCCAATGAGGATATTGAGTGCCTAAGGAGCCTATGTCGCCAGTACTACAAACTGAGTGATGAGCTTACCGCCTACAAAAACAGGCTTACCGGTATTGTTGACCAACTCATGCTTAACTTCAAGGATGTCTTCTCCAATATATTTTCAAAGGCTGCTATGGCTGTCCTGGAGGAGTATCCTACTCCTGCCCATATTCTTAAGGCTGACAGGAACAAGCTGATTTCACTGATTCAGAAGAAATCCCGCAAAAGTCTCAAATGGTCAACTGCCAAGTATGAGCTTCTGGTCTCCAAGGCCAGAGATTTTGCACCTCTGAGCATTCATAATGCCTCAAATGTTATTATGCTGGGCGTATATATCTCCATGATCAAAACCTTGGAAGAAAGCCTGGAGAAAGTCCTTAAGTCCATTCGTCTACTGATTGCTGAAGATATGGCGAAGGATATGCCCATGCTGGCATTGACGCTTGAACTTTTGCAGAGCCTGCCAGGTATAGGCCTTCTCTCTGCTGCTACTATTCTTGCGGAGATTGGAGACTTTTCAGCCTTTAAAAAGCCAGGCAAGCTGGTTGCTTATTTCGGCGTTGACCCCTCTGTCATGCAGTCCGGAGAGTTTACCGGCACACGGAACAAGATGTCTAAGAGAGGTTCAAGGCTGCTTCGCAGGGTGCTTTTCACAATTGCTCTTGCTAATATCCGTACCAAGCGGGATAAGACAGCTTGCAACCCTGTGCTGCTGGAGTTCTACCAACAAAAATGCCAGAGTAAGCCTAAGAAAGTAGCTTTGGGAGCTGTTATGCGCAAGCTTGTTTGTATCATCTTTGCTGTCCTAAGGGATAGGAAACCTTACCAGTTACGCAGCCCCCAGGAACACGCTCAAATGCTTGCAGCAAAGCATACAGCAGCTTGA
- the hydE gene encoding [FeFe] hydrogenase H-cluster radical SAM maturase HydE, which produces MFLEEKSYLIMAQNSSEMLVINKLLNKNNIETDLVPAPPEWGTVCAIAVKVKGADLEKSKNLLHSAGINNAKILEDRKLKLQGLIDKKLGLAVSERFLEILKKIENGDELLREDIVYLLSTDKKREIDAIFSAADRIRKETVGDVVEIRGAIEFSNYCRKNCKYCGIRGQNSEIKRYRMTEEEIMEVVGYLHSLGLRTVILQSGEDPYWTMPKIINILRKVKETTGMRITLSIGERPYEEYAEFKKAGADNFLLKIETTNRELFKEIHPDDDFDTRLQCSKWLKELGYINGSGNIIGLPGQTVEDIASDIEFFRDMGINMIGIGPFIPAKGSPYEKLTPGDIAMTLRTVAVTRIVCKKVYIPSTTALATLSKDAQVWALNAGANTIMLINTPKKYRSSYNIYDNKNMVDLEAAVYAVRKAVNRKLPSYLKLPSYLENPDFDFAAKQEGML; this is translated from the coding sequence ATGTTTTTGGAGGAAAAATCATATTTGATTATGGCTCAAAACTCATCGGAGATGCTTGTGATAAATAAACTTTTAAATAAAAATAATATAGAGACTGACTTGGTACCTGCACCTCCCGAATGGGGAACAGTGTGTGCAATTGCTGTAAAAGTTAAAGGAGCGGATCTTGAAAAATCAAAAAATCTTCTTCATTCGGCCGGTATTAACAATGCAAAAATACTGGAGGACCGTAAATTAAAGCTTCAAGGTCTTATTGACAAAAAATTGGGACTGGCGGTATCAGAGAGGTTCTTGGAAATACTGAAGAAAATTGAAAACGGTGATGAACTGCTAAGAGAAGACATTGTATATCTTTTATCCACCGATAAGAAAAGGGAAATAGATGCCATATTTTCGGCTGCAGACCGCATTAGAAAAGAAACGGTCGGGGATGTGGTGGAAATCAGAGGTGCAATAGAATTTTCCAACTATTGCAGGAAAAACTGCAAATACTGCGGTATTAGAGGCCAAAACTCTGAGATAAAAAGATATCGTATGACTGAAGAGGAGATAATGGAGGTTGTCGGATATCTTCACAGTTTAGGACTTAGGACTGTAATACTTCAATCGGGGGAAGATCCCTATTGGACTATGCCCAAGATTATAAATATATTGAGAAAAGTTAAAGAAACTACCGGAATGAGAATAACCTTAAGCATTGGTGAAAGGCCTTATGAAGAGTATGCTGAATTTAAAAAGGCCGGTGCCGATAATTTTCTGTTAAAAATTGAAACTACCAACAGGGAGCTTTTTAAAGAAATTCATCCCGATGATGATTTCGATACAAGGCTTCAGTGTTCGAAATGGCTTAAAGAATTAGGTTATATCAACGGTTCAGGGAATATTATCGGACTTCCCGGACAGACGGTAGAAGATATAGCCAGCGATATTGAGTTTTTCAGGGATATGGGAATTAACATGATAGGGATTGGCCCCTTCATTCCTGCTAAAGGTTCGCCTTACGAGAAACTGACTCCCGGGGATATAGCCATGACTTTAAGGACTGTTGCAGTAACAAGAATTGTCTGTAAGAAGGTTTATATACCTTCTACCACAGCTCTTGCGACATTGAGCAAAGATGCACAGGTTTGGGCATTAAATGCCGGAGCTAATACTATAATGCTTATAAATACCCCGAAAAAGTATAGGTCCAGTTATAATATTTATGACAATAAAAACATGGTGGACTTGGAGGCTGCTGTCTATGCCGTTAGAAAAGCAGTAAACCGGAAACTTCCATCTTATTTGAAGCTTCCTTCATACCTGGAGAATCCTGATTTTGATTTTGCAGCAAAACAGGAGGGGATGCTGTAA
- a CDS encoding aspartate ammonia-lyase has product MRIEHDLLGERELSDECYYGIHTLRAKENFDLSGRSIHPKLVEALVTVKKACAITNCEIGRLDKKIGEAIIKACDEIIEGKYRDQFVVDAMQGGAGTSANMNANEVIANRAIELLGGKRGDYTVVHPLDHVNMSQSTNDVFPTAVRIAAIKLLKSVSELFAKLQNALQEKEEEFADVLKVGRTQLQDAVPVMLGQEFGAWAQAVSRDRWRLYKAEERLRQVNLGGTAAGTGINAPKKYIFMVVDKLRELTGIGLARAEYMMDPTQNADVFVEVSSLLKTSAVNLSKIASDLRLLASGPKAGFGEIILPAVQAGSSIMPGKVNPVIPEAVNQIAFRIIGNDTVIAIAAQSGQLELNPFLPVIADSLFETLDLLRKGLEIFTNNCIKRIKADEKRCKELVENSFTLCTALIPHIGYDKASEVSKKCLKSGRNLREVVLEEGILDEESLNSILNPINLTRPGVPGKKGGN; this is encoded by the coding sequence ATGAGAATAGAGCATGACCTTTTGGGGGAAAGGGAACTTTCCGATGAATGCTATTATGGAATACATACCTTAAGAGCAAAGGAAAATTTCGATTTGTCGGGAAGAAGCATTCATCCGAAACTTGTGGAAGCACTGGTAACAGTAAAAAAAGCCTGTGCCATTACCAATTGCGAAATCGGAAGATTGGATAAAAAAATTGGTGAGGCTATAATAAAAGCGTGTGATGAAATTATCGAAGGAAAGTATAGAGATCAGTTTGTTGTAGATGCAATGCAAGGCGGTGCCGGTACTTCTGCTAACATGAACGCCAATGAGGTTATTGCCAACAGGGCAATAGAACTCTTAGGAGGAAAAAGAGGCGATTATACCGTAGTTCATCCTTTAGACCATGTGAATATGTCCCAGTCAACCAATGATGTATTTCCAACGGCGGTGAGAATTGCTGCAATTAAGCTGCTAAAGTCCGTAAGTGAGCTTTTCGCAAAGCTTCAGAATGCTCTTCAGGAAAAGGAAGAGGAATTTGCGGATGTACTCAAGGTGGGAAGAACTCAGTTGCAGGATGCCGTGCCGGTGATGCTGGGACAGGAATTTGGTGCATGGGCTCAGGCTGTTTCAAGAGATCGCTGGAGACTTTACAAGGCTGAGGAAAGATTAAGACAGGTGAATTTAGGAGGTACGGCAGCGGGCACAGGAATAAATGCACCCAAAAAGTACATTTTTATGGTGGTGGATAAATTAAGAGAGCTTACCGGCATCGGTTTGGCAAGGGCGGAATACATGATGGATCCCACGCAGAATGCCGATGTATTTGTGGAGGTGTCATCGCTTTTAAAAACCTCTGCCGTTAATCTGTCCAAAATTGCCAGTGACTTGAGGCTTCTAGCTTCAGGACCTAAGGCGGGTTTCGGTGAAATAATTCTTCCTGCTGTTCAGGCCGGTTCGTCCATAATGCCCGGAAAGGTGAATCCGGTTATACCTGAGGCTGTAAATCAGATAGCTTTCAGGATCATAGGAAACGACACTGTAATTGCAATAGCGGCCCAATCGGGACAACTGGAGCTAAATCCCTTCCTGCCGGTTATAGCTGATAGCCTTTTTGAAACCTTGGATTTACTGAGAAAAGGTTTGGAAATATTTACAAATAATTGCATAAAGAGAATAAAAGCCGATGAAAAAAGGTGCAAAGAGTTGGTGGAAAACAGTTTCACCTTGTGTACTGCTCTTATACCGCATATTGGCTATGACAAGGCTTCGGAAGTTTCGAAAAAATGCCTTAAGAGCGGCAGAAACTTGAGAGAAGTGGTTTTAGAAGAAGGAATTTTGGATGAAGAATCGTTAAATTCAATACTAAATCCAATTAATTTGACAAGACCGGGTGTACCGGGAAAGAAAGGCGGAAACTGA
- the hydF gene encoding [FeFe] hydrogenase H-cluster maturation GTPase HydF, translating into MNNTPIGNRLHIAIFGRRNAGKSTLINALTGQEIAVVSDVPGTTTDPVYKTMELLPLGPVVIIDTAGIDDVGHLGNLRVEKTYDVLRKTNFAIYVVDAEEGLTEFDKQFIEEIKSKEIPVILVLNKSDKKSMEQSEINEYKKNLGIPVCEISSINKQGIEELKQLIAKHAKFDEADLTIVGDLINPGDVVVLVTPIDKAAPKGRLILPQQQTIRDIIENDAIAVVTKEYELKETFESLNKKPSLVITDSQVFLKVSADTPEDIRLTSFSILFARYKGELIEMVKGLKKIEQLKEGSRVLIVEGCTHHRQADDIGKVKIPRWIRQMSGSQIEFEWASGNYFPKDIERFDLIIHCGGCMLNKLEMQYRINLSRQKGVAITNYGMLIAAVQGILKRALKPFPSAYVLLEE; encoded by the coding sequence ATGAATAACACTCCAATTGGAAACAGACTTCATATAGCTATATTTGGAAGGCGAAATGCCGGAAAGTCGACTTTGATTAATGCTCTTACGGGACAGGAAATAGCTGTGGTGTCAGACGTTCCCGGAACGACAACTGACCCTGTATATAAGACTATGGAGCTATTGCCGTTAGGCCCGGTTGTTATTATAGATACTGCGGGAATTGATGATGTAGGCCATTTAGGAAACTTACGAGTGGAAAAAACATATGATGTTTTAAGAAAGACTAATTTTGCAATTTATGTGGTGGACGCTGAAGAAGGATTAACGGAATTTGATAAACAATTTATTGAGGAAATAAAAAGCAAGGAAATACCTGTTATTTTAGTGTTAAACAAAAGCGATAAAAAAAGCATGGAACAGTCGGAAATTAATGAGTATAAAAAGAACCTGGGAATCCCTGTTTGTGAGATAAGTTCAATAAATAAACAGGGTATTGAAGAATTAAAACAGCTTATTGCCAAGCATGCAAAGTTTGATGAAGCTGATCTCACCATTGTCGGTGATTTGATAAATCCCGGTGATGTAGTAGTTCTGGTAACCCCAATTGACAAGGCTGCTCCTAAAGGGCGTTTAATATTGCCCCAGCAGCAGACAATCAGAGATATAATAGAAAATGATGCAATAGCTGTGGTTACAAAAGAATATGAACTGAAGGAAACCTTTGAAAGTTTAAACAAAAAACCATCCTTGGTTATTACTGATTCTCAGGTCTTTTTAAAGGTTTCGGCCGATACTCCGGAAGATATAAGGCTTACTTCCTTTTCAATACTTTTTGCAAGATATAAAGGTGAACTTATTGAAATGGTAAAAGGACTGAAAAAGATCGAACAGTTAAAAGAAGGAAGCAGGGTATTGATTGTGGAAGGCTGCACTCACCACCGGCAGGCCGATGATATAGGGAAGGTCAAAATACCTCGCTGGATAAGACAAATGTCCGGATCGCAGATCGAATTTGAATGGGCATCGGGAAATTATTTCCCGAAGGACATAGAAAGATTTGACCTCATTATTCACTGCGGAGGGTGTATGCTGAATAAGTTGGAAATGCAGTACCGAATAAATCTTTCAAGACAAAAAGGCGTTGCAATTACAAACTACGGCATGTTGATTGCAGCTGTGCAGGGAATATTGAAGCGGGCATTAAAACCGTTTCCTTCAGCATATGTGCTTCTTGAGGAATAA
- a CDS encoding aminotransferase class V-fold PLP-dependent enzyme: MIYFDNAATSYPKPENVYQEMMRCIKEYCANPGRGGHELSIRAGRAVMEAREVIAEFFNIKDPMRLIFTKNATEALNIGFRVLNEGDHVITTSMEHNSVIRPLKTLERDMGIELTIVQGNEFGEVNPKDFEKNIKGNTRMIVCTLSSNVNGIIMPIKEIGDIAKKYDVIFFVDASQGAGTLELDVEYNNIDMMAFPGHKSLLGPQGTGGLYVAEGIEIRPIMQGGTGSSSENLFQPEILPDALESGTLNTPGIVGLGQGISFINSFGLENIRKYKSLLIEQIYDGLSNINGVIIYSKKEPSDNSGIIAFNFEGVESTEVSYVLDKAYGIATRAGLHCAPLAHKTLGTLKSGTVRISVGCFNTKDEVDVLLKALKEISDNLK; the protein is encoded by the coding sequence ATGATATATTTTGATAATGCTGCTACATCCTACCCTAAACCCGAAAACGTCTATCAAGAAATGATGAGATGTATTAAAGAATACTGCGCGAACCCCGGACGCGGCGGACATGAGCTGTCTATCCGGGCTGGCAGGGCGGTTATGGAAGCAAGGGAAGTTATTGCTGAGTTTTTTAATATAAAAGACCCCATGAGATTGATTTTTACAAAAAATGCTACAGAAGCATTGAATATTGGGTTTAGAGTACTGAATGAGGGCGATCATGTAATAACCACAAGTATGGAACATAATTCAGTGATAAGACCCTTAAAAACCCTTGAAAGAGATATGGGTATTGAACTTACAATAGTACAGGGAAATGAATTCGGCGAAGTTAACCCTAAAGATTTTGAAAAGAATATAAAAGGCAATACCCGAATGATTGTTTGTACCCTATCGTCAAATGTAAACGGTATAATTATGCCAATAAAAGAAATTGGCGATATAGCAAAAAAATACGACGTTATTTTTTTTGTTGATGCTTCACAGGGAGCAGGAACTTTAGAATTAGACGTGGAATATAACAATATTGATATGATGGCTTTTCCGGGCCATAAGTCCCTTCTCGGTCCGCAGGGTACCGGTGGATTGTATGTAGCAGAAGGAATTGAAATTAGGCCTATTATGCAGGGCGGAACCGGCAGTAGTTCGGAAAATTTGTTTCAGCCGGAAATATTGCCCGATGCATTGGAAAGCGGCACATTAAATACACCCGGTATTGTCGGATTGGGGCAGGGAATAAGCTTTATAAATTCTTTCGGACTTGAGAATATAAGAAAGTATAAAAGTTTGTTGATTGAACAAATATATGATGGACTTTCAAATATAAATGGAGTTATAATATATAGTAAAAAAGAACCGAGCGATAATTCCGGCATTATAGCTTTCAATTTTGAAGGCGTAGAATCCACTGAAGTAAGTTATGTGCTGGATAAAGCATATGGTATTGCAACACGAGCCGGGCTTCATTGTGCACCTTTAGCGCATAAAACTTTAGGAACTCTTAAAAGTGGTACTGTCAGGATTAGTGTAGGATGTTTCAACACGAAGGATGAAGTTGATGTTTTACTAAAGGCTTTAAAGGAAATATCCGATAACTTAAAATGA